One part of the Thiomicrospira cyclica ALM1 genome encodes these proteins:
- the pyrR gene encoding bifunctional pyr operon transcriptional regulator/uracil phosphoribosyltransferase PyrR — translation MSTPHLDLDNLLDQLAQAIQQAPFFDPRIKMIGLRTGGEYIAQALAKRLQLNETIGVLDSSFYRDDFATSGISAQVQPSNIPWDVADETILLVDDVIHTGRTIRAAMNEIFDYGRPARIILVCLIDRQGTRELPIQPDFYAYATAAAHRFKLHGPVPLSLSIESLEDTQ, via the coding sequence ATGAGTACGCCCCACCTTGATTTAGATAACCTATTAGACCAACTTGCTCAGGCCATTCAGCAAGCGCCTTTTTTTGATCCTAGGATTAAAATGATTGGACTGCGTACCGGCGGCGAATATATTGCCCAAGCCCTAGCAAAACGTTTACAACTTAACGAGACAATTGGCGTTTTAGATAGCAGTTTTTATCGCGATGACTTCGCCACCAGCGGTATAAGCGCGCAGGTACAACCGTCCAATATTCCCTGGGATGTGGCCGATGAAACGATTCTACTGGTTGACGATGTCATTCATACCGGCCGTACAATCCGCGCCGCCATGAATGAAATCTTCGACTATGGACGCCCCGCACGAATTATTTTAGTTTGTCTAATTGATCGCCAAGGCACGCGCGAACTCCCGATTCAACCGGATTTTTATGCCTATGCCACCGCCGCGGCACACCGCTTCAAACTCCATGGCCCCGTGCCTCTCAGCCTAAGCATCGAATCTTTGGAGGACACGCAATGA